A genomic window from Tenebrio molitor chromosome X, icTenMoli1.1, whole genome shotgun sequence includes:
- the LOC138139770 gene encoding uncharacterized protein isoform X3, translating to MHHMYPLAKGDPLCPLGFHPQVRWPTRCKRCFRDYKEHGGKRRDEDSSLRRDDTTASTPSLSWNSRDSDSEKRRSWVSSSNLAYDNNSVKSESNYSNPSSWTSTPDLAKLEDDTQAVTTVSIRLPKRKQKPIDTGQRAASDSFTVKTNKTPVFNKNDSLAARAKKLQAIKEASDEKSKRIQIKEVKTISEEPTNHDVQFLIQVKRKPTVAPPVEEHQNSEAEDDAVSLAGTETTDTTLVDAQDYELRDQMESLKKELEVTKSKCERLEREKSDILLRRLAAMETTTSKTTASEVLKLQQKCNEFQQSLEDYRDEKRSLTLRVKELEEDLDQRPTAQAAQKIADELRSKLLAAETLCEELMDENEDIKKELRDMEEQMDEMQDNFREDQAVEYTSLKKELDQTTKNCRILSFKLRKAERKSEQLEQEKNDAEKKLKEISGGQTTLANLEKMKQLEQDLKLANEVSIRLQKELDDANQKLQAEESSKTTKKKAPKLGTIGKFPSADGKVSRESLTRGGSQDDPAQLLRDLQDSMEREADLREQLKFAEEEAQNLRKKVSRIEDDNESLVLQLKKMATRARSRKLSPTNNIRLTPEPPSEKGDVSDDEDPAEIKLQLELSEQEASVLRRKVEDLEAENHRIKTKNKDLQDKLLAKTTTKRTLVGGEKGSTLQNQKLKVLEDETNDLRKKLIEKERDCERLHAELSLNQKRTKSVQKSKSLDLDQQTLDLKRQLQVIEQETNILRNKIQTLETENEKLISENKKLQLLKGTKNLKSDKNLDKYIDQIASLEVEIGERDNKIKELEEKLEKSIKQESLAILKDGKYKKFADRTPKKISHLTSKDQLKTMVNDLESEIGEMIVAIKTSENEKYKLEEDVKNLRHQNQINKAVKELEEMNKKFEEMKTALAEEKEKLSQEKQKYDELNKSLVKTKESLSKSNQEKRKLKEQIEKSKEEYKKIQDDKQHVDDEIAKLKDNLKTAAYRQDELVLQTQKAETLKTDLEIKEKELKNLKRELDSKAKLSDEISEKSNKISELEKKISEGEEKLKKVEKQGKEKIKELEMKIEEEKRRSKLKEGEHTTLTDKWDAERNRFSTQIEELNAKILSLETTIESKKKLIERLEENLKKERESVSKANLKVGELESREINKLKDELSKNKANLADIESKLEVSQKSHKSLEDKLKKSEADIKNEKINFEKKTGELETELQNEKKKLELMKVNHDKQNKNKEMELSSLKSKIKSLELNAGTGTKRLAEIKQFQETIEKLEGNVSKEKQKYDDLTGKYEILEEEHVVTKAKLVMEKETIENQLSNTKSELQELEAELKTLRETYNKQHDEWIKEKLNMQDKINEIEKKSGNGNELEKTRLKASLEEKQSELDQLKKENEVINDQLEYMRKESDELRKKLDDYEKVNKVQRNISADSSAMEKEIRQLKAKLSSIEKSKKLELGEYKMRYDNQITIVNGELQMLQGQVMRFKRERDTYKHMLESAQKTIGDLKNSPKVNRESNSHSVHYDELEESKTKIATLEQQISCMEDELSEARLESSRLKTELVSERSSWEVKLSELHSRVNELEEEKILSSGRTKIVGLRTRMELAWQKEREEQQRLLQETATLARDLRQTLFEVERERDKERLEAKRKQDQFKKSSEEDQDENKKKITELQCDLLELRDAHAKLRTTNEKLRREKERYEKEREEFKMIISGKKRTSQEDDRKLNNLIEQIDYLKQLAPELFFSREKEASYTPTPPRRSRSSKSRESSPAIERRESSLPPEDKQQEVQALMLKLVSTAEDLRRMQKASEDEYERERIRRSMGMRRATSSEHENVSESRYSSKPYVKRRSTDGSLHRKSLSLEHTIAQNDPKIWKNDNDSMSSLQSLDMSSDVERWSTRDTSLDSRLSGGSTQSEFAGEKKKKKGLMGKLKKLTKSRSIDDQDPGTFSPTRSLSSKQNSSSELLDDKGSKKDLRERITGIFKKSGSTSRSSSVERHEVRHDTSSTHRPLMRNGSNGNLSSRASPAFQEPEKTSKTKTKRI from the exons ATGCATCACATGTACCCTCTTGCCAAAGGCGATCCCTTGTGTCCTTTAGGTTTCCATCCTCAAGTTAGATGGCCCACTAGATGCAAAAGATGTTTTAg AGACTACAAAGAACACGGAGGGAAGCGAAGAGATGAAGATTCTTCACTACGCAGAGATGACACAACAGCGTCGACACCAAGTTTATCTTGGAATTCAAG GGATTCTGATAGTGAGAAAAGACGTAGCTGGGTCTCTAGCAGCAATTTAGCATACGACAATAATTCAGTAAAAAGCGAAAGTAATTATAGCAACCCTTCATCTTGGACGTCTACTCCAGATTTAGCAAAATTAGAAGATGACACTCAAGCCGTCACGACAGTCAGTATAAGATTGCCGAAGAGAAAACAAAAACCGATAGATACAGGACAAAGAGCAG CTTCCGACAGTTTTACAGTGAAAACCAACAAGACTCCAGTATTTAACAAAAACGATAGTTTAGCAGCGCGTGCGAAGAAATTACAAGCCATAAAGGAAGCTTCGgatgaaaaaagtaaacgaATCCAAATAAAAGAAGTGAAAACAATCTCAGAGGAACCAACAAATCATGATGTACAATTTCTCATTCAA GTGAAACGGAAACCGACTGTTGCACCACCAGTCGAAGAACACCAAAATTCGGAAGCAGAAGATGACGCTGTGAGTTTAGCTGGAACGGAAACAACAGATACTACGTTAGTAGACGCCCAAGATTATGAACTGAGAGACCAGATGGAGAGTTTAAAGAAAGAATTGGAGGTGACAAAATCGAAGTGTGAACGGTTGGAAAGAGAAAAGAGTGACATCCTCCTTCGGCGATTGGCAGCAATGGAGACGACCACAAGTAAGACGACTGCGTCTGAAGTTCTCAAATTGCAACAGAAATGCAACGAATTTCAACAATCTCTGGAGGACTATCGAGATGAGAAGAGAAGTTTGACGCTTCGCGTGAAGGAACTGGAAGAAGATTTAGATCAAAGACCTACTGCACAAGCTGCTCAAAAGATTGCAGACGAGCTGAGGTCGAAACTCTTGGCAGCGGAAACTTTATGCGAGGAGTTGATGGACGAGAATGAGGATATCAAAAAGGAGTTGAGAGATATGGAGGAGCAGATGGACGAAATGCAGGACAATTTTAGAGAAGATCAAGCTGTGGAGTACACttcgttaaaaaaagaattggaTCAAACGACCAAAAACTGTAGAATTCTCTCATTCAAATTGCGGAAAGCCGAACGAAAATCGGAACAACTGGAACAAGAGAAGAATGACGCGGAGAAGAAGTTGAAAGAG ATATCGGGAGGCCAAACAACGTTAGCAAATTTGGAGAAGATGAAACAACTTGAACAAGATTTAAAACTGGCAAACGAAGTTTCAATAAGATTGCAGAAGGAGTTAGATGATGCAAATCAGAAACTTCAGGCTGAAGAGTCGTCAAAGACCACCAAAAAGAAAGCGCCAAAATTGGGAACCATCGGCAAGTTTCCTTCCGCAGACGGA AAAGTTTCGCGCGAATCTCTCACCAGAGGTGGTTCTCAAGACGATCCAGCTCAGCTATTAAGAGACCTTCAAGATTCCATGGAAAGAGAGGCTGATTTGAGGGAACAGTTGAAATTTGCCGAAGAAGAG GCTCAAAATTTACGCAAGAAAGTGTCAAGGATAGAGGATGATAATGAATCTTTGGTTTTGCAGCTGAAGAAAATGGCTACTCGAGCCAGAA GTCGTAAATTAAGCCCCACAAATAATATAAGACTGACCCCAGAACCGCCTTCTGAAAAAGGTGACGTATCAGATGATGAAGACCCTGCTGAAATAAAATTGCAGTTAGAATTAAGTGAACAGGAAGCTTCAGTTCTTCGACGTAAAGTTGAAGATTTAGAAGCAGAAAATCATAGAATTAAAACTAAGAACAAAGATCTTCAAGACAAACTCCTTGCTAAAACGACAACAAAACGGACACTTGTAGGTGGAGAAAAGGGCAGCACTTTACAGAATCAAAAATTGAAGGTCTTGGAGGATGAAACAAACGATCTCAGGAAAAAACTCATAGAAAAAGAAAGAGATTGTGAAAGACTTCATGCAGAATTAAGTTTGAATCAGAAACGAACTAAAAGTGTCCAAAAAAGCAA GTCTTTGGATTTGGATCAGCAAACTCTGGATTTGAAACGGCAACTTCAGGTTATCGAACaagaaacaaatattttaagaaaTAAGATCCAAACGCTCGAAACAGAAAATGAAAAGTTAAttagtgaaaataaaaaactgcAACTCCTCAAAGGGACGAAAAATCTTAAATCTGATAAAAACTTGGATAAATATATTGATCAAATCGCTTCTTTAGAAGTTGAAATTGGTGAAAgggataataaaataaaggaattagaagaaaaactggaaaaatcAATCAAACAAGAATCGTTGGCAATTCTAAAA GATGGAAAGTATAAGAAGTTCGCAGATAGAACTCCGAAGAAAATATCACACTTAACGTCAAAAgatcaattaaaaacaatGGTAAACGATTTAGAAAGTGAAATTG gTGAGATGATTGTAGCTATAAAAACGagcgaaaatgaaaaatataagtTAGAAGAAGATGTGAAAAATCTGCGGCatcaaaatcaaataaataaagccGTTAAAGAACTGGAAGAGATGAACAAGAAGTTTGAAGAAATGAAAACTGCATTGgcagaagaaaaagaaaaattgagtcaagaaaaacagaaatatgaCGAACTAAATAAGTCTCTTGTCAAAACTAAAGAATCGTTATCGAAATCTAATCAAGAGAAAAGGAAGCTGAAGGAGCAAATAGAGAAATCAAAAGAAGAATATAAGAAGATACAAGACGATAAACAACACGTGGATGATGAAATCGCTAAATTGAAAGATAATTTAA aaaCTGCAGCTTATAGACAGGATGAGTTGGTTCTTCAAACACAAAAAGCCGAAACATTGAAAACGGATttagaaatcaaagaaaaaGAATTGAAGAACTTGAAGAGAGAGCTCGACAGCAAGGCAAAATTAAGTGATGAG ATATCcgagaaatcaaataaaatatctgagttagaaaagaaaataagCGAGGGTgaggaaaaattgaagaagGTGGAAAAACAGGGAAAAGAGAAGATTAAAGAACTGGAAATGAAA ATCGAAGAAGAGAAAAGAAGGAGCAAATTGAAAGAAGGAGAACACACAACGTTAACTGACAAATGGGATGCAGAACGTAACAGATTTAGTACACAAATTGAAGAATTAAATGCCAAAATTCTGAGTTTGGAAACCACAATAGAAAGTAAAAAGAAGCTCATAGAACGTTTG GAAGAGAACTTGAAGAAAGAACGAGAATCTGTTTCGAAAGCTAATTTAAAAGTTGGAGAACTAGAAAGTcgtgaaattaataaattgaaagaTGAATTGAGTAAAAATAAGGCTAACTTGGCTGACATCGAATCCAAATTAGAGGTATCTCAAAAGAGTCATAAGAGTCTAGAAGATAAACTGAAGAAATCTGAAGCGGATATcaagaatgaaaaaataaatttcgagAAAAAAACGGGAGAATTAGAAACAGAGTTacaa aatgaGAAGAAGAAATTGGAATTAATGAAAGTAAATCACGataagcaaaataaaaataaagaaatggaACTTTCTTCACTGAAGAGTAAAATCAAATCGTTGGAATTAAATGCTGGCACTGGAACCAAAAGACTagcagaaataaaacaattccaaGAAACTATAGAGA AGCTAGAAGGTAATGTGagcaaagaaaaacaaaaatatgatGATTTGACAGGGAAATATGAAATTTTGGAAGAAGAACACGTCGTGACCAAGGCAAAATTAGTCAtggaaaaagaaacaatagaaaA tCAACTTTCAAACACGAAATCTGAATTGCAAGAGTTGGAAGCTGAACTGAAGACATTGAGGGAAACATACAACAAACAACATGATGAATGGATcaaggaaaaattaaacatgcaAGATAAAATTAACGAAATTGAGAAGAAGAGCGGAAACGGCAATGAATTAGAAAAAACCAGACTTAAGGCATCTCTGGAAGAAAAACAATCAGAACTAGATCAgcttaaaaaagaaaatgaagtaATAAATGATCAATTGGAATATATGAGAAAAGAAAGTGATGAGCTCAGGAAAAAACTGGATGATTatgaaaaagtaaataaagtgCAAAGAAACATAAGTGCGGATAGTTCAGCAATGGAGAAAGAAATAAGGCAGCTGAAAGCAAA GTTGAGCTCTATAGAAAAATCGAAGAAATTGGAACTTGGAGAATATAAGATGAGATATGATAATCAAATAACTATAGTAAATGGAGAATTGCAGATGTTACAAGGGCAGGTAATGAGATTTAAACGTGAAAGGGATACATACAAGCACATGTTAGAATCAGCCCAAAAAACTATAGGCGATTTGAAAAACTCTCCAAAAGTAAACAGAGAGAGCAACAGTCATTCTGTACATTACGACGAG CTCGAGGAATCAAAAACGAAAATAGCTACTCTCGAACAGCAAATCAGTTGCATGGAAGATGAACTTTCTGAGGCCCGTTTAGAATCTTCTCGCCTTAAAACCGAATTAGTGTCAGAAAGATCATCTTGGGAAGTAAAGTTGTCCGAATTACATTCTCGCGTGAACGAACTAGAAGAAGAAAAGATACTGAGCAGCGGACGAACTAAAATTGTTGGTCTGAGAACGCGTATGGAGCTTGCATGGCAGAAAGAAAGAGAAGAACAACAAAGGTTACTGCAAGAAACAGCAACATTAGCCAGAGATCTACGACAGACACTTTTCGAAGTCGAACGAGAACGTGATAAAGAACGTTTGGAAGCAAAACGAAAGCAAGATCAATTCAAAAAGTCGTCAGAAGAGGATCAAGacgaaaacaagaaaaaaataactgaATTGCAGTGCGATCTGTTAGAATTAAGGGATGCCCATGCTAAGTTGAGAACCACAAATGAGAAACTAAGACGAGAGAAAGAACGTTACGAGAAAGAACGTGAAGAATTCAAGATGATCATCAGTGGTAAGAAGAGAACAAGCCAAGAAGATGATAGAAAACTGAACAACCTTATTGAACAAATAGACTATTTGAAACAGTTGGCACctgaattatttttctcaaggGAGAAAGAGGCTTCGTATACACCGACACCTCCTCGAAGGAGCAGGAGTTCGAAATCGAGGGAATCTTCACCAGCTATAGAACGACGAGAATCGTCTTTGCCCCCTGAAGACAAACAACAAGAAGTACAGGCGCTCATGTTGAAGCTGGTAAGTACCGCCGAGGATCTTCGCCGAATGCAGAAGGCTTCGGAAGACGAATACGAACGGGAACGAATCAGACGATCGATGGGTATGAGAAGAGCAACTTCATCGGAGCACGAAAATGTCTCAGAATCGAGATACAGTTCTAAACCTTACGTGAAGAGACGAAGTACAGATGGAAGTCTGCACAGGAAGAGTTTATCGCTAGAACACACGATCGCCCAAAATGAcccaaaaatatggaaaaatgaTAATGATAGTATGTCTAGTCTACAGTCTTTAGACATGTCGTCAGATGTAGAAAGATGGTCTACAAGAGATACAAGTTTAGATAGTCGACTTTCCGGCGGTTCCACGCAAAGTGAATTTGCAGGtgagaaaaagaagaagaagggATTGATGGGTAAACTAAAGAAACTCACGAAATCAAGGAGCATCGATGATCAAGATCCTGGAACATTTTCTCCAACCAGATCACTCTCGTCTAAG CAAAATTCTAGTTCTGAGCTTCTCGACGATAAGGGTAGCAAAAAGGACTTGCGGGAAAGAATCACCggcatatttaaaaagagcGGTTCCACGTCGAGGAGCAGCAGTGTGGAAAGACATGAAGTGAGGCACGATACCAGTTCTACGCACAGACCGCTTATGAGAAATGGCAGCAACGGAAATTTATCATCTAGAGCATCTCCAGCA TTTCAGGAACCAGAAAAgacatcaaaaacaaaaactaagagaatttaa